The proteins below are encoded in one region of Coffea arabica cultivar ET-39 chromosome 4c, Coffea Arabica ET-39 HiFi, whole genome shotgun sequence:
- the LOC113740257 gene encoding ferric reduction oxidase 8, mitochondrial-like isoform X2, with protein sequence MAKASLLILKVLLTILFSVWVSLWLLQPTRTWEKKWREAEEKAMKTVFNYNGLSFAVYTFPFLALAMVGFIYLELKLRTNRMRPESKLISALSNPIVVNRYLGILTGTEILLVFLFVTFLFWTFYAHISNDFKKMMPTKSLKLSMWQYKVLKVATRCGLLAEACLALLLLPILRGMAIFRILGVQFEVSVRYHIWLGTTMITFATLHGAGTFFTWGIKHHIQDEMWNWQPTGRIYLAGEIALAAGLAIWITSLPHIRRKHFEIFYYTHHLYVIFFTFFLFHAGDRHFYMVFPGIFLFVLDKFLRVIQSRPKTCILSARVFPCRAIELTLPKDPKLTYTPASIIFVKIPRISELQWHSFSITSSSSVDHHTMSVIIKSEGWWTNALYNLVSAKPDREADQRKCLPIAVEGPYGSASADFLSYDSLLLVAGGIGITPFLSILQEIASARSNGRRIHPKRVLLIYAVKKTQDVSLLNPVLAQLLNVEQNYLKLKVFVTREFGNQTVGEVLNEVSQIKTIDFDTSTSKYAAYGAENLLWMAAIVGLCSIIFLVLLICFNWSTHFYGEMPSGRVMKVPSSATDLFLSCSFVIAIICSSLLAIVLRRKRVGKELLSFSGIPIETTKPTGIGIDNTLVEHEIHFGGRPDFREVFCKFSNETEGSSVGVFVCGPESMKESVALTCKLSSRAFRVDSQKRKLSVSFHSLNFTL encoded by the exons GCCTAAGTTTTGCTGTCTATACATTTCCGTTTCTCGCCTTGGCTATGGTTGGGTTCATTTACTTGGAACTGAAGCTAAGAACCAACCGAATGAG ACCAGAGAGCAAGTTGATCAGTGCTCTTTCAAATCCCATTGTTGTTAATCGCTATCTTGGCATTTTAACTGGAACTGAGATCCTTCTCGTATTCCTATTTGTCACCTTTCTGTTCTGGACCTTCTATGCTCACATTTCTAATGATTTCAAGAAGATGATGCCAACCAAGTCACTGAAACTGAGTAT GTGGCAATACAAAGTGCTTAAGGTGGCAACCCGCTGTGGTTTGTTGGCAGAAGCCTGCCtggctcttcttcttcttccaattTTAAGAGGGATGGCAATATTTAGGATACTTGGCGTTCAGTTTGAAGTTTCAGTAAGATACCATATCTGGCTGGGGACTACAATGATAACTTTTGCCACACTACATGGTGCTGGCACCTTTTTCACATGGGGGATCAAACACCACATTCAGGATGAG ATGTGGAATTGGCAACCGACAGGTCGAATATACCTTGCTGGGGAGATTGCTCTTGCTGCAGGATTAGCCATTTGGATCACATCACTTCCACATATTAGAAGAAAACATTTTGAGATCTTCTACTATACACACCACCTTTACGTGATCTTCTTTACATTCTTCTTGTTTCATGCTGGAGACCGCCATTTTTATATGGTTTTCCCtggcatttttctttttgtcctcGACAAATTTTTGCGAGTCATACAATCAAGACCTAAAACTTGCATCCTTTCTGCTCGAGTATTCCCATGCAGAGCCATAGAGTTAACTCTGCCAAAAGATCCAA AATTGACTTATACCCCTGCAAGCATCATATTTGTGAAGATACCACGTATTTCTGAGTTGCAGTGGCACTCCTTCAGCATAACTTCAAGTTCTAGTGTTGACCATCACACCATGTCAGTTATAATCAAAAGTGAGGGATGGTGGACAAATGCTCTTTATAATCTAGTCTCAGCCAAGCCAGATAGGGAAGCTGATCAGAGAAAGTGTCTTCCAATTGCCGTAGAAGGACCTTATGGATCTGCATCAGCGGACTTCCTAAG TTATGACAGTCTGCTTTTAGTGGCTGGAGGAATTGGGATAACACCATTTCTAAGTATCTTGCAAGAAATTGCCTCTGCACGAAGCAATGGCAGACGTATACACCCCAAGAGAGTACTACTGATATATGCTGTAAAGAAAACTCAAGATGTCTCACTGTTGAATCCAGTTCTGGCTCAGCTACTCAATGTTGAACAAAATTATTTAAAGCTGAAAGTATTTGTGACCCGGGAATTTGGAAACCAAACAGTAGGAGAAGTACTCAATGAGGTCTCTCAAATTAAAACAATagattttgacacctctacctCTAAATATGCAGCATATGGGGCTGAAAATTTACTGTGGATGGCTGCCATTGTGGGGCTTTGTTCTATTATTTTTCTGGTGCTTCTAATTTGCTTCAACTGGTCCACTCATTTTTATGGTGAAATGCCTTCAGGACGAGTTATGAAAGTTCCCTCTTCTGCAACGGATCTCTTCCTTTCGTGCTCTTTTGTTATTGCAATCATATGCAGTAGCTTACTAGCAATTGTTTTGAGAAGGAAAAGAGTTGGGAAAGAGCTCCTATCTTTCTCAGGTATACCAATTGAAACAACAAAACCTACTGGAATAGGAATAGATAATACACTGGTGGAACATGAAATCCATTTTGGAGGAAGGCCAGATTTCAGAG AAGTATTCTGCAAATTCTCAAATGAAACCGAAGGTTCCAGTGTTGGAGTCTTCGTATGCGGTCCTGAATCGATGAAAGAGTCTGTGGCATTAACCTGCAAGCTAAGTTCTCGTGCTTTCAGGGTGGATAGTCAAAAAAGAAAGCTATCCGTCAGTTTCCATTCACTAAACTTCACTCTGTAG
- the LOC113740257 gene encoding ferric reduction oxidase 8, mitochondrial-like isoform X1, whose product MAKASLLILKVLLTILFSVWVSLWLLQPTRTWEKKWREAEEKAMKTVFNYNGLSFAVYTFPFLALAMVGFIYLELKLRTNRMRPESKLISALSNPIVVNRYLGILTGTEILLVFLFVTFLFWTFYAHISNDFKKMMPTKSLKLSMWQYKVLKVATRCGLLAEACLALLLLPILRGMAIFRILGVQFEVSVRYHIWLGTTMITFATLHGAGTFFTWGIKHHIQDEMWNWQPTGRIYLAGEIALAAGLAIWITSLPHIRRKHFEIFYYTHHLYVIFFTFFLFHAGDRHFYMVFPGIFLFVLDKFLRVIQSRPKTCILSARVFPCRAIELTLPKDPKLTYTPASIIFVKIPRISELQWHSFSITSSSSVDHHTMSVIIKSEGWWTNALYNLVSAKPDREADQRKCLPIAVEGPYGSASADFLSYDSLLLVAGGIGITPFLSILQEIASARSNGRRIHPKRVLLIYAVKKTQDVSLLNPVLAQLLNVEQNYLKLKVFVTREFGNQTVGEVLNEVSQIKTIDFDTSTSKYAAYGAENLLWMAAIVGLCSIIFLVLLICFNWSTHFYGEMPSGRVMKVPSSATDLFLSCSFVIAIICSSLLAIVLRRKRVGKELLSFSGIPIETTKPTGIGIDNTLVEHEIHFGGRPDFRVFCKFSNETEGSSVGVFVCGPESMKESVALTCKLSSRAFRVDSQKRKLSVSFHSLNFTL is encoded by the exons GCCTAAGTTTTGCTGTCTATACATTTCCGTTTCTCGCCTTGGCTATGGTTGGGTTCATTTACTTGGAACTGAAGCTAAGAACCAACCGAATGAG ACCAGAGAGCAAGTTGATCAGTGCTCTTTCAAATCCCATTGTTGTTAATCGCTATCTTGGCATTTTAACTGGAACTGAGATCCTTCTCGTATTCCTATTTGTCACCTTTCTGTTCTGGACCTTCTATGCTCACATTTCTAATGATTTCAAGAAGATGATGCCAACCAAGTCACTGAAACTGAGTAT GTGGCAATACAAAGTGCTTAAGGTGGCAACCCGCTGTGGTTTGTTGGCAGAAGCCTGCCtggctcttcttcttcttccaattTTAAGAGGGATGGCAATATTTAGGATACTTGGCGTTCAGTTTGAAGTTTCAGTAAGATACCATATCTGGCTGGGGACTACAATGATAACTTTTGCCACACTACATGGTGCTGGCACCTTTTTCACATGGGGGATCAAACACCACATTCAGGATGAG ATGTGGAATTGGCAACCGACAGGTCGAATATACCTTGCTGGGGAGATTGCTCTTGCTGCAGGATTAGCCATTTGGATCACATCACTTCCACATATTAGAAGAAAACATTTTGAGATCTTCTACTATACACACCACCTTTACGTGATCTTCTTTACATTCTTCTTGTTTCATGCTGGAGACCGCCATTTTTATATGGTTTTCCCtggcatttttctttttgtcctcGACAAATTTTTGCGAGTCATACAATCAAGACCTAAAACTTGCATCCTTTCTGCTCGAGTATTCCCATGCAGAGCCATAGAGTTAACTCTGCCAAAAGATCCAA AATTGACTTATACCCCTGCAAGCATCATATTTGTGAAGATACCACGTATTTCTGAGTTGCAGTGGCACTCCTTCAGCATAACTTCAAGTTCTAGTGTTGACCATCACACCATGTCAGTTATAATCAAAAGTGAGGGATGGTGGACAAATGCTCTTTATAATCTAGTCTCAGCCAAGCCAGATAGGGAAGCTGATCAGAGAAAGTGTCTTCCAATTGCCGTAGAAGGACCTTATGGATCTGCATCAGCGGACTTCCTAAG TTATGACAGTCTGCTTTTAGTGGCTGGAGGAATTGGGATAACACCATTTCTAAGTATCTTGCAAGAAATTGCCTCTGCACGAAGCAATGGCAGACGTATACACCCCAAGAGAGTACTACTGATATATGCTGTAAAGAAAACTCAAGATGTCTCACTGTTGAATCCAGTTCTGGCTCAGCTACTCAATGTTGAACAAAATTATTTAAAGCTGAAAGTATTTGTGACCCGGGAATTTGGAAACCAAACAGTAGGAGAAGTACTCAATGAGGTCTCTCAAATTAAAACAATagattttgacacctctacctCTAAATATGCAGCATATGGGGCTGAAAATTTACTGTGGATGGCTGCCATTGTGGGGCTTTGTTCTATTATTTTTCTGGTGCTTCTAATTTGCTTCAACTGGTCCACTCATTTTTATGGTGAAATGCCTTCAGGACGAGTTATGAAAGTTCCCTCTTCTGCAACGGATCTCTTCCTTTCGTGCTCTTTTGTTATTGCAATCATATGCAGTAGCTTACTAGCAATTGTTTTGAGAAGGAAAAGAGTTGGGAAAGAGCTCCTATCTTTCTCAGGTATACCAATTGAAACAACAAAACCTACTGGAATAGGAATAGATAATACACTGGTGGAACATGAAATCCATTTTGGAGGAAGGCCAGATTTCAGAG TATTCTGCAAATTCTCAAATGAAACCGAAGGTTCCAGTGTTGGAGTCTTCGTATGCGGTCCTGAATCGATGAAAGAGTCTGTGGCATTAACCTGCAAGCTAAGTTCTCGTGCTTTCAGGGTGGATAGTCAAAAAAGAAAGCTATCCGTCAGTTTCCATTCACTAAACTTCACTCTGTAG